The sequence below is a genomic window from Serratia nevei.
TATAACGATGCTTTGCCTGATACATCGCATCGTCAGCTTCGTGCAAAAGACCCTGAGGCGTCGAGGCGTGATCAGGGTACAGCGCAATACCGATACTCAGAGAGGTAATGACCGCCTCGTCGTTCGGCAAAATGACCGGTTGCGTCATGCAGTCGATGATGTTGTCAGCGATCTGCAGGACATCTTCCGTGCCGTGTACCGGCGCCAGCAGCACGGCGAATTCATCCCCGCCCAGACGCGCGACCAGATCGGTCTCGCGCAGCTGCGCGCGAATGCGTCCGGCAATGGTGGTCAGCACCGCATCGCCTGCGGCGTGGCCGTAACTGTCGTTCACTTCCTTGAAGCGATCGCCGTCGATAAACAGCACCGCCAATTTTGCCGGCGGCTCGATATCGCCCAGGGCGCGGCTCAGCCGCCCTTCGAAGAAGGCGCGATTCGGCAAGCCGGTCAGGCTGTCGTGCGTCGCCCGGTGGGCCAGCGAGTCGTTCTCCTGCTTCAGGTGGGCCTGCCAGGCCTCCAGCTCGTCGAGCAAGCCGTTGAAATCGTTGCTGAGCTCATGCAGCTCGGCGATCGGCGCCGACGGCACCCGCAGGCCGAAGGTGCGATCGCGGCGCACCGCGTGCGCCACGTTGGCGATGTCGTCCAGCGAACTGACGATGCCGACCAGCATACGGCGCGACAACACCAGGGCGCACAAGGTACTGAGCACCAGGCAGGCGATCATGCCGACCATGCCGCGCAACAGGAAACGCAGCAGGCTGCCGCCGTTGCCGCTCAGCCAGACCTGGCCGACCTGCTTACCCTCGTGGGTGATGGGCAGGATGACCGGTTCGGGCAGCGCCCAGTGTGCGACGATCTGCTCCAGGCCGTGCAGCGGCCCATCGGTGGGATGGCGCCAGTTGGCCAGCATCTTGCCGTTGTTGTCGAGGATCCGCGCGTCCGATACTTCTTCGTTGGAGGCGATCAGCATCAGCGCCTCGCGCGCGGCGGTGCGGTCTTCAAACACCACGGCGGCCTCGACGGTATAACTGATGGAGCGCGCGATCAGGTGCAGGTTGTGGTTGGCATAGGCGCGCAGTGCAAACAGCGCCACCAGCGTCAAAAAGATGCCGGCGGTGCCGACGGCGATCAGCGCCAGCCCAAGATGCACCCGCTGCAGCACTCGGCCCAGCGTCGGGCGCGCATTGCCGGAACGGTTTTTACGCAACAGCCTCATAGCGGCGGCGCCTGTTTGCGTGCCAGCTGCAGCACGTTGGGGTGGACGCGCACGCCGCTGCGCGCCAGGGCGTCCAGGTTGACCTTGAAGCTGGCCTGATCCCCATCGATCTGCAGGCAAAATGCGCTGCCGGCGGAGCATTCGCTATCGTTCTCGCTGATGCTGAGAATGGAGTTGCCGGAAATGCGCTGCATGAAATTTTGTCTCTGCGCGGCGGTGATGTTCCCTAAGTAGATAACATCGCAGCCGGTACTCAGCGTTGGGCTGTCGAACGGCACGCGCTCGGCTTTAATCGGACGCGGGGCGCTGAGCAGGATCGGATCGAACAACCCTTCGGCATACTGGGTGGGTGCGGTCACGCACAACCGGATCGGATTGGGTTCACGCGACCAGCGGGCGTAGCTGATGATGCCGACCACCACGGTCGTTACGGCGTGCGTGCGCTTTTGATAGGGATCATCGGCGGCGCGCGCAGGCCCGGGCAACGTCAGCAGCACCAACAAAACGATCAGCAACAGGCGACCGATATTCAGGCGTGCGGCATGGAAGCCCGGCACGGGGCTTTTTGCGCAACGCATCGCTATCGCGGTCTTACTTGCCATTTTCACCCGCCATTCCGGCCTGATCCACCGCCCGCAGGCCGTGGCCTGACAAGGAAAAATCCGGCCCGCTTGAAGGGACAATCGTTTTGCTGAAAGCTGTCAGTCGCACTGCCTAATGAACACTA
It includes:
- a CDS encoding diguanylate cyclase domain-containing protein → MRLLRKNRSGNARPTLGRVLQRVHLGLALIAVGTAGIFLTLVALFALRAYANHNLHLIARSISYTVEAAVVFEDRTAAREALMLIASNEEVSDARILDNNGKMLANWRHPTDGPLHGLEQIVAHWALPEPVILPITHEGKQVGQVWLSGNGGSLLRFLLRGMVGMIACLVLSTLCALVLSRRMLVGIVSSLDDIANVAHAVRRDRTFGLRVPSAPIAELHELSNDFNGLLDELEAWQAHLKQENDSLAHRATHDSLTGLPNRAFFEGRLSRALGDIEPPAKLAVLFIDGDRFKEVNDSYGHAAGDAVLTTIAGRIRAQLRETDLVARLGGDEFAVLLAPVHGTEDVLQIADNIIDCMTQPVILPNDEAVITSLSIGIALYPDHASTPQGLLHEADDAMYQAKHRYNGGWRLAIHK
- a CDS encoding YfiR family protein: MASKTAIAMRCAKSPVPGFHAARLNIGRLLLIVLLVLLTLPGPARAADDPYQKRTHAVTTVVVGIISYARWSREPNPIRLCVTAPTQYAEGLFDPILLSAPRPIKAERVPFDSPTLSTGCDVIYLGNITAAQRQNFMQRISGNSILSISENDSECSAGSAFCLQIDGDQASFKVNLDALARSGVRVHPNVLQLARKQAPPL